The following are encoded together in the Streptomyces rapamycinicus NRRL 5491 genome:
- a CDS encoding DUF397 domain-containing protein produces MATRDWQKSSYSQEGSACLYVAVPAPHTVRLRESDEPDVILTTTPATLGTFIHAAKAGTLDRLIESQ; encoded by the coding sequence GTGGCCACCCGTGACTGGCAAAAGTCCTCGTACAGCCAGGAGGGATCAGCCTGCCTCTACGTCGCCGTCCCCGCTCCCCACACCGTCAGACTCCGGGAGAGCGACGAGCCGGACGTCATCCTCACCACCACCCCCGCCACTCTCGGCACCTTCATACACGCGGCGAAGGCAGGCACGCTCGACCGCCTCATCGAGAGCCAGTAG
- a CDS encoding GNAT family N-acetyltransferase has translation MILRQLRDTDEDAEAAWEVVAAAFGDSAALAGKDGWPPGYVAEVHERNRHLARTDPGGCWLALDETGMPLGVTLSARREGTWGLSMFAVLPRAQRQGVGRELLAAALLYGRGCLRGIICGSEDARAAGTYRRAGFALHPAMRLRGTVGPETKERLSPPDGAVHEGVARHRDLLDSVDRRTRGGAHGPDHELRLTQRRLLVVDDLAGSGYCYVGEDGKVEMLAATSRRLAKRLLTAALLCLPEGTDARVAGLTAEQQWAVDVGIEAGLELSTGGYVCLRGMPPPMPYIPSGTFL, from the coding sequence ATGATCCTCCGCCAGCTACGTGACACCGACGAGGACGCCGAGGCGGCATGGGAGGTGGTGGCCGCCGCCTTCGGGGACTCCGCCGCCCTCGCGGGCAAGGACGGCTGGCCGCCGGGGTACGTGGCCGAGGTCCATGAGCGGAACCGCCATCTCGCCCGCACCGACCCGGGCGGCTGCTGGCTCGCCCTGGACGAGACCGGGATGCCGCTCGGCGTGACGCTGTCGGCCCGGCGCGAGGGCACCTGGGGGCTGTCGATGTTCGCGGTGCTGCCGCGGGCCCAGCGGCAGGGCGTGGGCCGGGAGTTGCTGGCCGCGGCGCTGCTGTACGGACGGGGATGTCTGCGCGGCATCATCTGCGGATCGGAGGACGCGCGCGCGGCCGGCACCTACCGGCGCGCCGGGTTCGCGCTGCATCCGGCGATGCGGCTGCGCGGCACGGTCGGACCGGAGACCAAGGAGCGGCTGTCCCCGCCGGACGGCGCGGTGCACGAGGGGGTGGCCCGCCACCGGGACCTGCTGGACTCGGTGGACCGCCGCACCCGGGGCGGCGCGCACGGCCCCGACCACGAACTGCGCCTCACCCAGCGGCGGTTGCTGGTGGTGGACGACCTCGCGGGCAGCGGCTACTGCTACGTCGGCGAGGACGGCAAGGTCGAGATGCTGGCCGCGACCTCGCGGCGGCTGGCGAAGCGGCTGCTGACCGCCGCGCTGCTGTGCCTCCCGGAGGGCACCGACGCCAGGGTCGCGGGGCTGACGGCCGAGCAGCAGTGGGCGGTGGACGTGGGGATCGAGGCCGGGCTCGAGCTGTCCACCGGCGGCTATGTGTGTCTGCGGGGGATGCCGCCGCCGATGCCGTACATCCCTTCGGGGACGTTCCTCTGA
- a CDS encoding GH92 family glycosyl hydrolase: MPSKPLAALAAAALTAGLLATAATAPASAAPPPTLVKDPAAYVDPLIGSSAGGNTFPGAVAPFGMLSWSPENTRGDATRTAAPGGYHYDATRVRGFSLTHMSGTGCAGGAGDIPFFPHVGEVTSSPAADTKDQVYASDFRHSDETAEPGRYKVSLASGAGAELTATARTGSARFTYPADKTASLLIRTSSSEVGSSAADLTIDPAHRTVSGSVTSGNFCGYLDPEGRRSYYTLHFTATFDTPFTAQGTWRDGTLRPGTTSAEGGSGGYGGDGRPVAGKGSGGYLQFAPGTRRVGVKVGISYVSDQGTRANLAAENPPRRGFDQVRSAAYDAWRRQLSAIRVGGGADPDRTTFYTALYHSLLHPNVISDTDGRYRGSDGEVHRVSRGHRAQYGTFSGWDVYRSQLQLLTLLEPDKGSDIAQSLLNLAQQNGGVWDRWLQGASGTHVMNGDPSAAALAGIRAFGGDDYDLDAALDSLVKAATEPTEKDRSPAGKPIMSVGQRPSLDKYLKLHYMPSVSNAWGGAAETLEMSGADFALSQLARAAGRKDTAETFARRAQWWQNNFNAAADPETGGYAANRKADGSWVTGFTPATGNGFVEGTSAQYTWMVPHNPAGLFAAMGGKDAAVKRLDAFFHDADGGWALTGAGGEKSELDNEPSINVPYLYAYAGQPYKTQETVRAAMRQLWTTKSDGIPGNDDLGEMSSWYVFSALGMYPQVPSRAELVLASPLFPRIEIDRGGRDISIRAPQAAPGAPYVQALKVNGRASDRPWLPESFVRHGGTLDYTLSDAPDRAWGSAPSDAPPSFREGEQPYQIGVGPTTGTLAPGDSLTVKVAAVPVSEGDRPEVRFTTDAPDGITASPASGTVGPEGTAEIALRAGKDTAEGFYDAKVTVTSEGTEVVQPITLTVAAPGSLLAAYNNVGATEDAGEHDEGDYDGGGWSYSRQALAAAGLEPGAKGTTQGLDYTWPASPSGRPDNASATGQTIALPASTGLSFIGSAVNGNQKATAKVTYTDGSSDTTELAFTDWTVGGGGGTVQYGNVTLARTPYRNISGGDKDVVDAYIFATKAFRAPEGKTVKSVTLPDNADLHVFAVARG; this comes from the coding sequence ATGCCCTCAAAACCCCTGGCCGCCCTGGCGGCCGCGGCCCTGACCGCGGGGCTCCTCGCCACCGCGGCCACCGCGCCCGCGTCGGCCGCCCCGCCGCCGACGCTGGTCAAGGACCCGGCGGCGTACGTCGATCCGCTCATCGGCAGCTCGGCCGGCGGCAACACCTTCCCCGGTGCCGTCGCGCCCTTCGGCATGCTGTCGTGGAGCCCGGAGAACACCCGCGGCGACGCCACCCGCACCGCCGCGCCCGGCGGCTACCACTACGACGCCACCCGCGTCCGCGGCTTCAGCCTCACCCATATGTCCGGCACCGGCTGCGCGGGCGGCGCGGGCGACATCCCCTTCTTCCCCCACGTTGGCGAGGTCACCTCGTCACCCGCCGCCGACACCAAGGACCAGGTCTACGCCTCCGACTTCAGGCACTCCGACGAGACCGCCGAACCCGGCCGCTACAAGGTCTCCCTCGCCTCCGGCGCCGGTGCGGAGCTGACCGCCACCGCCCGCACCGGCTCGGCCCGCTTCACCTACCCCGCGGACAAGACCGCCTCCCTGCTGATCCGCACCTCCTCCTCCGAGGTCGGCAGCTCGGCCGCCGACCTCACCATCGACCCGGCGCACCGCACCGTCTCCGGCTCGGTCACCAGCGGGAACTTCTGCGGCTATCTCGACCCCGAGGGGCGCCGCAGCTACTACACGCTGCACTTCACCGCCACGTTCGACACCCCGTTCACCGCCCAGGGCACCTGGCGGGACGGCACCCTGCGGCCCGGCACGACCAGCGCCGAGGGCGGCTCCGGCGGCTATGGCGGCGACGGCCGCCCGGTGGCCGGTAAGGGCTCCGGCGGCTATCTCCAATTCGCCCCGGGCACCCGCCGGGTGGGCGTCAAGGTCGGCATCAGCTACGTCAGCGACCAGGGCACCCGGGCCAACCTCGCCGCCGAGAACCCGCCGCGGCGCGGCTTCGACCAGGTGCGGAGCGCCGCGTACGACGCCTGGCGGCGGCAGCTGTCGGCCATCCGGGTCGGCGGCGGCGCGGACCCGGACCGCACCACCTTCTACACCGCGCTCTACCACTCGCTGCTGCACCCCAACGTCATCAGCGACACCGACGGCCGCTACCGGGGCAGCGACGGTGAGGTGCACCGGGTGAGCCGGGGCCACCGCGCCCAGTACGGCACGTTCTCCGGCTGGGACGTCTACCGCTCCCAGCTCCAGCTGCTCACCCTGCTGGAGCCGGACAAGGGCTCCGACATCGCCCAGTCCCTGCTGAACCTAGCCCAGCAGAACGGCGGCGTCTGGGACCGCTGGCTCCAGGGCGCCTCGGGGACGCATGTGATGAACGGCGACCCGTCGGCCGCCGCCCTCGCCGGGATCCGGGCCTTCGGCGGCGACGACTACGACCTCGACGCCGCCCTCGACTCGCTCGTCAAGGCGGCCACCGAGCCGACCGAGAAGGACCGCAGCCCGGCGGGCAAGCCCATCATGTCGGTCGGCCAGCGGCCCTCCCTCGACAAGTACCTGAAGCTGCACTACATGCCGTCCGTCTCCAACGCCTGGGGCGGCGCGGCCGAGACCCTGGAGATGTCCGGCGCGGACTTCGCCCTCTCCCAGCTGGCGCGGGCCGCGGGCCGTAAGGACACCGCCGAGACCTTCGCGCGCCGCGCCCAGTGGTGGCAGAACAACTTCAACGCCGCAGCCGACCCGGAGACCGGCGGCTATGCCGCCAACCGTAAGGCAGACGGCAGCTGGGTCACCGGCTTCACCCCGGCCACCGGCAACGGCTTCGTCGAGGGCACCAGCGCCCAGTACACCTGGATGGTCCCGCACAACCCCGCCGGTCTCTTCGCCGCCATGGGCGGTAAGGACGCCGCGGTGAAGCGGCTGGACGCCTTCTTCCACGACGCCGACGGGGGCTGGGCGCTCACGGGGGCGGGCGGCGAGAAGTCCGAGCTGGACAACGAGCCGTCGATCAACGTCCCCTATCTGTACGCCTACGCCGGACAGCCGTACAAGACACAGGAGACCGTGCGCGCCGCGATGCGCCAGCTGTGGACCACGAAGTCCGACGGCATCCCCGGCAACGACGACCTCGGCGAGATGTCGTCGTGGTACGTCTTCTCGGCCCTCGGCATGTATCCGCAGGTGCCCTCACGCGCCGAACTGGTCCTGGCCTCGCCCCTCTTCCCGCGGATCGAGATCGACCGCGGCGGCCGGGACATCTCCATCCGCGCCCCGCAGGCCGCGCCCGGCGCGCCGTACGTCCAGGCGCTGAAGGTGAACGGGCGGGCGAGCGACCGCCCCTGGCTGCCGGAGTCCTTCGTACGGCACGGCGGAACGCTGGACTACACCCTGTCCGACGCCCCCGACCGCGCCTGGGGCTCCGCCCCGTCCGACGCCCCGCCCTCCTTCCGCGAGGGCGAGCAGCCGTACCAGATCGGGGTGGGCCCGACCACGGGCACGCTCGCCCCGGGCGACAGCCTGACCGTGAAGGTGGCCGCCGTCCCGGTCAGCGAGGGCGACCGCCCCGAGGTGCGCTTCACCACCGACGCCCCCGACGGGATCACCGCCTCACCCGCCTCCGGGACGGTGGGCCCGGAGGGCACGGCGGAGATCGCGCTGCGCGCGGGGAAGGACACGGCCGAGGGGTTCTACGACGCGAAGGTGACGGTGACCAGCGAGGGCACCGAGGTCGTCCAGCCGATCACCCTGACCGTGGCCGCCCCCGGCTCGCTGCTCGCCGCGTACAACAACGTCGGCGCGACCGAGGACGCGGGCGAGCACGACGAGGGCGACTACGACGGCGGCGGCTGGAGCTACTCCCGCCAGGCCCTCGCCGCCGCCGGTCTCGAGCCGGGCGCCAAGGGGACCACCCAGGGCCTGGACTACACCTGGCCCGCCTCCCCGTCCGGCCGCCCCGACAACGCCTCCGCCACCGGCCAGACCATCGCCCTGCCCGCGTCCACCGGCCTGTCCTTCATCGGCAGCGCCGTCAACGGCAACCAGAAGGCCACCGCCAAGGTCACCTATACCGACGGGAGCTCGGACACCACGGAGCTGGCCTTCACCGACTGGACGGTGGGAGGCGGCGGCGGAACGGTCCAGTACGGCAACGTGACCCTCGCCAGGACCCCGTACCGAAACATCAGCGGCGGCGACAAGGACGTGGTCGACGCCTACATCTTCGCCACGAAGGCGTTCCGGGCCCCCGAGGGCAAGACGGTCAAGAGCGTCACCCTGCCCGACAACGCGGATCTCCACGTCTTCGCGGTCGCCCGCGGCTGA
- the ngcE gene encoding N-acetylglucosamine/diacetylchitobiose ABC transporter substrate-binding protein — MGSTSDVGRRDLIKRSAALGLITVPAMSALSACASGGDDDSKKVDKGKKSAKNPLAVNESAALDVVIFDGGFGQQYAKDAEAEYAAAFPKTKGKVKHAATQKIQTVLQPRFNGGTPPDLVDNSGAEQMDMGTLVAKNQLTDLTPLLDAPSLDDPKKTVRETLRPGVVEMGQFDGKPVWILYYAYTVYGVWYSKSNLAKLDVEYPETWDDMLKVCEKAKKKGIAGWTYPGKYPYYLPFSLYPFIAKIGGRDVLDSIDNLEPNAWKHPAVKAAFEAYYELYKKGYILKGTPGLTHIESQTAWNQGKALFIPNGSWVENEAKKTTPKDFQMAVAAPSSLDKSDKLPFGTLWASGGEPFIVPKSAKNPEGGMELLRIMLGEKSTKNFIKQVSSLSSLNGGTEGLSLPPGLASAQEALTKAGKNVVNPRMQDWYVTLQKQQIGVGALGEMMAGRMTPAETIKKCQKFADDTAKDDAVKKYKHV; from the coding sequence ATGGGATCCACCTCAGATGTCGGCCGTCGCGATCTGATCAAGCGCTCGGCGGCGCTCGGATTGATCACCGTGCCGGCGATGAGCGCGCTGTCCGCCTGTGCCAGTGGCGGTGACGACGACTCCAAGAAGGTCGACAAGGGCAAGAAGAGCGCCAAGAACCCGCTCGCGGTCAATGAGAGCGCCGCGCTCGACGTCGTCATCTTCGACGGCGGCTTCGGCCAGCAGTACGCCAAGGACGCCGAGGCGGAGTACGCCGCGGCCTTCCCGAAGACCAAGGGCAAGGTCAAGCACGCCGCCACCCAGAAGATCCAGACCGTGCTCCAGCCGCGCTTCAACGGCGGCACCCCGCCGGACCTCGTCGACAACTCCGGCGCCGAGCAGATGGACATGGGCACGCTGGTCGCGAAGAACCAGCTGACCGACCTCACCCCGCTGCTGGACGCGCCCTCCCTCGACGACCCGAAGAAGACGGTGCGCGAGACGCTGCGCCCCGGTGTCGTGGAGATGGGCCAGTTCGACGGCAAGCCGGTGTGGATCCTCTACTACGCCTACACCGTCTACGGCGTCTGGTACTCCAAGAGCAACCTCGCCAAGCTCGACGTGGAGTACCCCGAGACCTGGGACGACATGCTCAAGGTCTGCGAGAAGGCCAAGAAGAAGGGCATCGCGGGCTGGACCTACCCCGGCAAGTACCCCTACTACCTGCCGTTCAGCCTCTACCCCTTCATCGCCAAGATCGGCGGCCGGGACGTCCTGGACTCGATCGACAACCTGGAGCCGAACGCCTGGAAGCACCCGGCCGTCAAGGCCGCCTTCGAGGCGTACTACGAGCTCTACAAGAAGGGCTACATCCTCAAGGGCACCCCGGGCCTCACCCACATCGAGTCCCAGACCGCGTGGAACCAGGGCAAGGCGCTGTTCATCCCGAACGGCTCCTGGGTGGAGAACGAGGCGAAGAAGACCACCCCGAAGGACTTCCAGATGGCGGTGGCCGCGCCCTCCAGCCTGGACAAGAGCGACAAGCTGCCGTTCGGCACCCTGTGGGCCTCCGGCGGTGAGCCCTTCATCGTCCCGAAGTCGGCGAAGAACCCCGAGGGCGGCATGGAGCTGCTGCGGATCATGCTCGGTGAGAAGTCCACCAAGAACTTCATCAAGCAGGTCTCCTCGCTCTCCTCCCTCAACGGCGGCACCGAAGGGCTCAGCCTGCCGCCGGGCCTGGCGTCGGCGCAGGAGGCGCTGACCAAGGCGGGCAAGAACGTGGTCAACCCGCGGATGCAGGACTGGTACGTGACGCTGCAGAAGCAGCAGATCGGCGTCGGCGCGCTCGGCGAGATGATGGCCGGCCGGATGACCCCCGCCGAGACGATCAAGAAGTGCCAGAAGTTCGCCGATGACACGGCCAAGGACGACGCCGTCAAGAAGTACAAGCACGTCTGA
- a CDS encoding GH92 family glycosyl hydrolase, translating to MRQRRPQRRWRGIGRSAALVAAVLLAVTAQGGAVAAPAGPDSAHHADRTFASSFESGDPQPDWRNTVETGPDGKKKASGVDGGYSSGIPGNVTDKVTEVRASDENTDGGEIKENLVDGEVTSKWLAFDTTAWLEFDLSEPVKAVRYALTSANDAPGRDPKDWTLKGSANGSDWTTLDTRKDETFSSRQQTREFSFDSSTAYQHFRLEITRNAGDDIVQLAEVQFANGDTTPPAASDMQSQIDRGPTGSPTAKANAGFTGTRALRYAGTHKPDGRAYSYNKVFDVDTAVTRDTQLSYRIFPSMTETDLNYPATHVSVDLAFTDGTYLSELPGAVDQHGARMSPQGQADSKTLYVNQWNHKESRIGAVAAGKTVDRILVAYDSPKGPAQFRGWVDDIAIAPKAPEKPLAHLSDYALTTRGTNSSGSFSRGNNFPATAVPNGFNFWTPVTNAGSTDWLYQYARANNADNLPTIQSFSASHEPSPWMGDRQTFQVMPSGASDTPDAGRTARALPFRHEKETARPYYYGVTFENGLTAEMAPTDHAAAMRFTYPGEDASVIFDNVNNNGGLTLDAEHGVVTGYSDVKSGLSTGASRLFVYGVFDTPVSASGKLEGGGGKDVTGYFRFKPGKDRTVTLRLATSLIGVDQAKANLDRELPASRSFGQVKRAAQAEWDKILGRVEVEGADRGQLTSLYSSLYRLYLYPNSAFENTGTAAKPRDQYASAFSPAAGENTPTHTGAKIVDGKVYVNNGFWDTYRTTWPAYSLLTPKRAGTMVDGFVQQYKDGGWISRWSSPGYADLMTGTSSDVAFADAYLKGVRFDAEAAYEAALKNATAVPPTSGVGRKGMASSPFLGYTSTETHEGLSWALEGYLNDFGLANMGKALYAKTKKIRYKEESEYFLHRAQGYVSLFDDKAGFFQGKDANGKWRVPSDKYDPRIWGYDYTETNGWGYAFTAPQDSRGLANLYGGRAGLAKKLDTYFSTPETASPEFAGSYGGVIHEMTEARDVRMGMYGHSNQVAHHVAYMYDAAGQPWKTQEKVREVLSRLYTGSEIGQGYHGDEDNGEQSAWYLFSSLGFYPLVMGGSEYAVGSPQFTKATVHLENGRDLVVKAPRNSARNVYVQSLKVNGKAWNSTALPHDLIARGGTLEFAMGAKPSSWGTGANAAPSSITKDDKVPTPRHDLTVPSGGTALLDNTSGTEAAFESVDLPVTKPGRAVQYTLTSSDRGKAPTGWVLQGSPDGEKWRDLDRRSGESFSWDKQTRVFSVKNPGVYEHYRLVPDGKATLAEVELLS from the coding sequence ATGCGACAGAGACGACCCCAGAGACGATGGCGTGGGATCGGACGGTCGGCCGCCCTGGTGGCGGCCGTCCTGCTGGCGGTGACGGCCCAGGGCGGTGCGGTCGCCGCCCCCGCCGGCCCGGACTCCGCGCACCACGCCGACCGCACCTTCGCCTCGTCCTTCGAGTCGGGCGATCCCCAGCCCGACTGGCGGAACACGGTCGAGACCGGCCCCGACGGCAAGAAGAAGGCGTCGGGAGTCGACGGCGGCTACTCCTCCGGGATCCCCGGCAATGTCACCGACAAGGTCACCGAGGTCCGCGCGAGCGACGAGAACACCGACGGCGGGGAGATCAAGGAGAACCTCGTCGACGGCGAGGTCACCAGCAAGTGGCTGGCCTTCGACACCACCGCCTGGCTCGAGTTCGACCTGAGCGAGCCGGTGAAGGCCGTCCGCTACGCCCTCACCTCCGCCAACGACGCCCCCGGCCGGGACCCGAAGGACTGGACCCTCAAGGGCTCGGCCAACGGCTCCGACTGGACGACGCTCGACACCCGTAAGGACGAGACGTTCTCCTCGCGCCAGCAGACGCGAGAGTTCTCCTTCGACAGTTCCACGGCTTATCAGCACTTCCGGCTGGAGATCACCCGCAACGCCGGGGACGACATCGTCCAGCTCGCGGAGGTGCAGTTCGCGAACGGCGACACCACTCCGCCCGCGGCCTCCGACATGCAGTCCCAGATCGACCGCGGCCCGACCGGCTCCCCCACCGCCAAGGCCAACGCGGGCTTCACCGGCACCCGCGCCCTGCGCTACGCGGGCACCCACAAGCCGGATGGCCGGGCATACTCGTACAACAAGGTCTTCGACGTCGACACGGCCGTCACCCGGGACACCCAGCTGTCCTACCGGATCTTCCCGTCGATGACCGAGACGGACCTGAACTACCCGGCCACCCATGTCTCCGTCGACCTGGCCTTCACCGACGGCACCTACCTCAGCGAACTGCCCGGCGCGGTCGACCAGCACGGCGCGCGGATGAGCCCGCAGGGCCAGGCCGACTCCAAGACGCTCTACGTCAACCAGTGGAACCACAAGGAGTCGCGGATCGGCGCGGTCGCCGCGGGCAAGACGGTCGACCGGATCCTCGTGGCCTACGACTCCCCCAAGGGCCCCGCGCAGTTCCGCGGCTGGGTGGACGACATCGCGATCGCCCCCAAGGCGCCCGAGAAGCCGCTGGCGCACCTGTCGGACTACGCGCTGACCACCCGCGGCACCAACTCCAGCGGCAGCTTCTCGCGCGGCAACAACTTCCCGGCCACCGCCGTCCCCAATGGCTTCAACTTCTGGACGCCGGTGACCAACGCGGGCTCCACCGACTGGCTCTACCAGTACGCCCGCGCCAACAACGCCGACAACCTCCCCACCATCCAGTCGTTCAGCGCCAGCCATGAGCCCAGCCCCTGGATGGGCGACCGGCAGACCTTCCAGGTCATGCCGTCCGGGGCGAGCGACACCCCCGACGCCGGGCGCACCGCCCGCGCGCTCCCCTTCCGCCATGAGAAGGAGACCGCCCGCCCCTACTACTACGGGGTGACCTTCGAGAACGGCCTCACCGCCGAGATGGCGCCCACCGATCACGCGGCGGCCATGCGCTTCACCTATCCGGGCGAGGACGCGAGCGTCATCTTCGACAACGTCAACAACAACGGCGGGCTGACCCTCGACGCCGAGCACGGCGTCGTCACCGGCTACTCCGACGTCAAGAGCGGACTGTCCACCGGCGCCAGCCGGCTGTTCGTCTACGGCGTCTTCGACACCCCGGTGAGCGCGAGCGGCAAGCTGGAAGGAGGCGGCGGCAAGGATGTCACCGGCTACTTCCGCTTCAAGCCGGGGAAGGACCGCACGGTCACCCTCCGGCTCGCCACCTCGCTGATCGGCGTCGACCAGGCGAAGGCCAACCTCGACCGGGAGCTGCCCGCGTCGCGGTCGTTCGGCCAGGTCAAGCGGGCCGCCCAGGCGGAGTGGGACAAGATCCTGGGCCGGGTCGAGGTCGAGGGCGCGGACCGCGGCCAGCTCACCTCGCTCTACTCCAGCCTCTACCGGCTGTACCTCTATCCCAATTCCGCTTTCGAGAACACCGGGACGGCGGCGAAGCCCCGCGACCAGTACGCGAGCGCCTTTTCGCCGGCCGCCGGGGAGAACACCCCGACCCATACCGGCGCGAAGATCGTCGACGGCAAGGTGTACGTCAACAACGGCTTCTGGGACACCTACCGCACCACCTGGCCCGCCTACTCCCTGCTCACCCCGAAGCGGGCGGGCACGATGGTCGACGGCTTCGTGCAGCAGTACAAGGACGGCGGCTGGATATCCCGCTGGTCCTCACCGGGCTACGCCGATCTGATGACCGGCACCAGCTCGGACGTGGCCTTCGCCGACGCGTATCTGAAGGGTGTGCGGTTCGACGCCGAGGCCGCGTACGAGGCCGCGCTGAAGAACGCCACCGCCGTGCCACCCACGTCGGGCGTCGGCCGGAAGGGCATGGCCAGCTCGCCCTTCCTCGGCTACACCAGCACCGAGACCCATGAGGGGCTGTCCTGGGCGCTGGAGGGCTATCTCAACGACTTCGGCCTGGCCAACATGGGCAAGGCGCTCTACGCGAAGACGAAGAAGATCCGCTACAAGGAGGAGTCCGAGTACTTCCTGCACCGTGCGCAGGGCTATGTCTCGCTCTTCGACGACAAGGCGGGCTTCTTCCAGGGCAAGGACGCCAATGGAAAGTGGCGCGTGCCCTCCGACAAGTACGACCCCCGGATCTGGGGCTACGACTACACCGAGACCAACGGCTGGGGCTACGCCTTCACCGCGCCCCAGGACAGCCGGGGCCTGGCCAACCTCTACGGCGGCCGCGCCGGTCTGGCGAAGAAGCTGGACACCTACTTCTCCACCCCGGAGACCGCCTCGCCGGAGTTCGCCGGTTCCTACGGCGGCGTCATCCACGAGATGACCGAGGCGCGGGACGTCCGCATGGGCATGTACGGCCACAGCAACCAGGTCGCCCACCACGTGGCGTACATGTACGACGCGGCGGGCCAGCCGTGGAAGACCCAGGAGAAGGTGCGCGAGGTGCTCTCCCGCCTCTACACCGGCAGCGAGATCGGCCAGGGCTACCACGGCGACGAGGACAACGGCGAGCAGTCCGCCTGGTACCTCTTCAGCTCGCTGGGCTTCTATCCGCTGGTGATGGGCGGCTCGGAGTACGCGGTCGGATCGCCGCAGTTCACCAAGGCCACGGTGCATCTGGAGAACGGCCGCGACCTCGTCGTCAAGGCCCCGCGCAACAGCGCGCGGAACGTGTACGTCCAGAGTCTGAAGGTCAACGGCAAGGCGTGGAACTCCACCGCGCTGCCGCATGACCTGATCGCCCGCGGCGGCACGCTGGAGTTCGCCATGGGCGCCAAGCCGTCCTCCTGGGGCACCGGCGCGAACGCCGCGCCGTCCTCCATCACCAAGGACGACAAGGTGCCCACCCCGCGCCACGACCTGACGGTGCCGAGCGGCGGTACGGCGCTGCTGGACAACACCTCGGGCACCGAGGCGGCCTTCGAGTCGGTGGACCTGCCGGTCACGAAGCCGGGCCGCGCGGTGCAGTACACCCTGACCTCGTCGGACCGCGGCAAGGCCCCGACGGGATGGGTGCTCCAGGGCTCTCCGGACGGCGAGAAGTGGCGGGACCTGGACCGCAGGTCGGGCGAGTCCTTCAGCTGGGACAAACAGACCCGCGTCTTCTCGGTCAAGAACCCCGGCGTCTATGAGCACTACCGCCTGGTGCCGGACGGCAAGGCGACCCTGGCGGAGGTGGAACTGCTGAGCTGA
- a CDS encoding Scr1 family TA system antitoxin-like transcriptional regulator: MIPFGATPDRVWGPWGGLTSRSRLRVPPPKTLDLKQLLHQAFPEGIPNPRSPAPGPAAGHKCRHGPRTSPAPRPATRAVARAQLQHLIEMSERDNVAIVVVPFGVGPLHGSGHPIDYFGGSVPQLDTVELDTDHATVLLDSEAHLVKYRSVLDRLESYALKPAASRDLVYHIAQHI; this comes from the coding sequence ATGATCCCGTTTGGTGCGACGCCGGACCGTGTGTGGGGGCCTTGGGGCGGTCTGACGTCGCGCTCGCGTCTCCGGGTACCCCCTCCGAAAACGCTTGATCTGAAGCAACTACTACATCAAGCATTTCCAGAAGGCATCCCCAACCCTCGCAGTCCGGCACCGGGCCCGGCCGCCGGGCACAAATGCCGCCACGGCCCCCGCACCTCACCGGCCCCTCGGCCGGCGACGCGCGCCGTGGCCCGCGCCCAGCTTCAACACCTCATCGAGATGAGTGAGCGCGACAACGTCGCGATCGTGGTGGTCCCGTTCGGCGTGGGGCCGCTCCATGGTTCCGGTCACCCCATCGACTACTTCGGCGGCTCGGTCCCCCAACTCGACACTGTGGAGCTCGACACGGATCACGCCACGGTGCTACTCGACTCGGAAGCCCACCTCGTGAAGTATCGAAGCGTGCTGGATCGTCTTGAGAGCTACGCACTCAAGCCAGCAGCTTCCCGGGACCTCGTTTACCACATCGCGCAGCACATCTGA